In Rutidosis leptorrhynchoides isolate AG116_Rl617_1_P2 chromosome 6, CSIRO_AGI_Rlap_v1, whole genome shotgun sequence, the DNA window TGGATCTCAACGACTCAACCCATGCAATTTTATTCCCATTTGATAACAACCTATCTCAATCACAAAACTGTGTAGTTCTAtatattctatttttttttatttgtttctgaTAACTCATATATATTAATTAAAGTTCCACGCCTTAAGCAAATATGTTGTTCATAACTTTTTTAGCGGTTTTATCCACGAAAAAATCATAGATTCGTCACTATTAAAGCCAGTGCCCGAGCTTGAATAATCTCGTCGGCAGGGCGAACATGACATGTTTTACCATGAAGATCTATGATTTTAACATGGTATATAAAGTTATAGTGTGTTATAAGACGTATATGTATTACTCGTATTAATTAATAAGAATACTAAATAAACTACGAAGTATAAAGATGCGGGTGTTAGATGATAGGTTAATGGCCCAACCCAATTGTGGGCTTGGGTCCATTAGGGTTTGAATAGTTATTAGGGTTTATGTGTACTCTATAAATATCGCTTGAATAATGAATAATAAGGCACGGGTTCAATTGTCTAACATGGTATCCGAGCCATACGATCCTGGTGGAACCACCTCCTCTTAACACAATCGGCACCGCCGTTATCATCTCACTTATCGTCTGTAACTTGGctatctttttcttttaattagtcttcacaaaaaaaaaaatttctcttTTTCTTGTTTCCTAGAGATTCTGACAAACTATCCATCCAATATTGTTGATGATAtctacacaaccaatttttacaaatatacaactaaacatgctttacagtgttgtacagtacaacactgtaaaacatgtttggttgtgtatttgtaaaaattggttgtgtagaTATCACTACCCATCCAATATCCATAAATCATCAAGTCTCTCACACGTGTTATAGAGAGATGAAAGTCACCCATGTGGCTTCAAGTTTTCTCTTCTCTCCAAAATCTCAATAAAccctagaaagaaagaaaaaaaaaaaaaaaaaggtcgtatGCTACCAGCCCGttacattatttttttttttcgcatcgctatttctttttctttttttattgtttaatgtttatttaatataataaaataataatcggcgtggggctgagccttccaaaccccgaaaaaagaggaatatacaaaaaaaaaaaaaaaaaaaattaaaaaaattaaaaaaaaaaaaaaataaaaaaaataaaaactctcTTTTGCATTGAAGATGACTATTCTCGTCGACAAAAGTTCTATGCCAAAGTCCTACTCAATCCTTATGCAAAGCAAGTCACggcgtaaaagaaaaaaaaaacgctacGGAAAAGGAATACGCAGTCAAGCAATATGCAACCACATCCGCGAATATCTGTCTATTCGGCGCATCAAACAAGAGAAAAAAAAAGttacttttatttgtttatttgtTAGCGTTTCTTCAATATTAGCTTTTTCTTCCAGTCTGAGCTTTCGCAATTTCGCCGCTCGGACTGCGGGAGAGTGTTAGATGATAGGTTAATGGTCCAACCCAATTGTGGGCTTGGGTCCATTAGGGTTTGAATAGTTATTAGGCACGAGTTCAATTGTCTAACAGCGGGATGGGAGACGTTGAATTTTAAGTAACCATGAAATTAAAATTTGTAGCCCAAAAAGGTACGTACATTATGGAGTTGGTATGAAGAGATATGACTAAAACGGTGACAACTCACAAATTCTACGAGTCTTCACCATtatggaaatatttccttgatacggACTTCAATTTAGCTCATTTAATAGCCTGAATGTACATACATAAAGGGTTGCAAACTACATTAACTGCTAAAAATTTTGAAGTGGTCAAGGCTCCTCCTTGACCTCATTAAGCTCCGCCTTTGAATTTCAGTGCTTTATTTATTTTGACTTTGAAAACAGTTTTAAGAGTTCATAAAATGAAGATGCAAAGTTTTAATATGGTGTACTTGACGTAATTCCGAACTACAATTGCGTACGAGTGGCATATAATACCGCGTTTTTATTGTGAAGACGTAATATCCTAATGTATCTAAGGTACGATTTTGATGACTTTAAAAGGATATCTAATAGTAGCTTAAAGTTTTTGAACGacaaactataaatataaataggCATCTTTAATCAAACAAGCAACATAattttttttgaaaagacaataagaTATATTGTTAAGATTTTTTTTAAAGGTTAGGTTTGTAATCACCACGAGAATTGAAATTCACCACCCGATCATTTTTTACGTACACATACGCGAATTCTTGAATGTGAATTGGTAAAACCTCCCATGGAGACTTTCAAGAGACGGGAATTGAACTCCCGACCTCAACTCCCTAATACTCTGTTAGAGTAATAAGTGGCGTAGTATTATTTCTGAATCGATCTTAACAGTACATGATACATAGATATATAAAGAGCTAAACCCTAACATAATAAATGGGCTAGGCCCAACTGCTAAATACATGGGCTAAGATATAATGGCTAACATCCCCCCACAGTTGGAGCGGGAGTACGGTGGACGCTCAAACTGTACCTGAACTCGTCGAATAGAGCAAATGGAaggcctttggtgaagatgtctgcaAACTGATATCTGGATGGAACATGTAAAACCCGGACCTGTCCTTGAGCAACTAAATCTCTGACAAAATGAATGTCTATCTCAATGTGTTTGGTCCGCTGATGTTGGACCGGATTAGATGCAAGGTATTCTGCCTCAGCACTGGAGCGAGAAGGAGTAAGTTGTCGCTTCGAAGACCAAGAGAGTAGATTGTTTCCAAGGAAGACACAATACCCAGAAGTGGAGCGTCTGGTGGTAGGGCAACCGGCCCAGTCAGCGTCAGAGTAAGCAACCAAAGTGGTAGGGGACGATGCATATAATTGTAATCCCATTTCAAGGGTCCCCTGAATATAACGAACAATCCGCTTAAGAGCATGTAAATGTTGCTCCCGTGGGTCGTGCATGAAAAGACAAATCTGCTGAACTGCATAGGAGATGTCTGGGCGAGTGAAGGTGAGATATTGTAATGCACCTGCAAGGCTACGATACAAAGTTGGGTCTTGCACAGAGGGACCGTGGGAAGTGAGCTTGGCGCCTGGCTCAACAGGGGTCCTGCACGGTTGACAAGAAGTCATACCGGCTCTCTCAAGAATCTCTATAGCATACTGCTTTTGAGACAAGAACATACCAGTGTCAGTACGAGATGCTGAGATGCCAAAAAAATAATTCAAGGGTCCTAAGTCAGTCATGGCAAATTCCTTATGTAGAGACTGAATAATCCGCTGAAGCAAGCTAGTGGAAGATGCCGTCAACACAATTTCATCCACATACAAGAGGAGGTAAGCAATGTCGGATCCCTGttgataaataaataaagaagTGTCACATCGGCTGTAATGGAATCCAAGGCGCTGAGCAAATCCTGCAAAGCGCTGAAACCATGCACGCGGGGCCTGTTTAAGACCATATAAAGATTTCTGCAGTAAGCAGACATGGTCGGGATATCTAAGATCCCGAAAGCCCGGAGGCTGATGCATGTAAACCGTCTCAGAGAGCTGACCATGAAGAAAAATgcgttcttgacatctagctgatgaacATGCCAGTGTCGAGAAATCGCTAAGCTGAGAACTGTGCGTATAGTTGCTGGTTTGACAACCGGACCGAATGTCTCATCACAATCAACACCAATCTGTTGGCTGCGACCATTAGCAACAAGTCGCGCCTTATACCTGCTTAAGTTACCATCTGCATTAAACTTATGCTTAAAtaaccacatggagcgaactatgttcgtgttcgatgggcgaggcacaagtttccaagtactattgttaattaaagcattatattcgtCAGTCATAGCTTGTTTTCAGTTGGGGTCATTGAGTGCGTCAGGGTAAGAGCGGGGAATGGGAGATATAACAGATGTGTGGAGGTTAAGTCGTTGGACAGGTTTCGTAGTGCCTAGGTGAGTACGGGTGATCATGGGGTGAGTAGACTGGGAGGTAGTAGAGGCGGTAGCCTCAGtgggaggaggctgtgtctccgaaAGAGAGGTAGTAGTGAGATGCGTATTATCAGTAGCCTCATttggaggaggctgtgtctccggaAGAGAGGTAGTAGTTGGCTGCGTATTATCAGTAGCCTCATTAGGAGAAGGCTGTGTCTCCGGAGCGAGAGAGGAGTCAGAGAGATGGAAGGAGCAGGAGAAGAGATTAGGAGGAGAATCAAGAAAGTCGTAAGAGGGAGGCTGATTCGGCGTCATAGAGCCACAAGGGAAAGATGTCTCATCGAAGGTGACATGGCGAGACAGAATGATTCTATTTGTAGTTAAGTCAAGGCAGCGGTAGCCCCGATGGTTTGATGGATAGCCGAGAAAGATGCAGTGAGTAGAGCGAGGTGCGAGTTTATTTGTGGTGTTAAGGTGGGGATAGCAAAGGCATCCGAAGACGCGAAGATTGGTGTACGTTGGTTTTTGTTGGTAGAGACGGGTATGTGGTATTTCATGATTAATTTCGGAAGAGGGGAGAATATTAAGAAGATGAGCAGCCATGTGGAGAGCTTCCACCCAATAGATTGGTGGAAGATGAGCTTGAAAGAGAAGAGTGCGGATGAGGTTATTAATGGTGCGGAGCATGCGTTCGGACTTTCCGTTTTGTTGAGATGTGTGAGGACAAGAGAATCGGAATTGAATTCCGTGGGTTTGTAGGAGTTGATGGAAGGCGGTGTTATCGAATTCGCCGCCGTTGTCACATTGAAATGCTTTTATCTCTTGTTTAAATTGGGTTTGAACAAAGGTGCGGAATTGGATAAATTTAGTTAGTGCTTCGTATTTATTTCGTAACGGAAAAACCCATACATAATGCGTGTAATGATCaagaaaaataatataatatttcaaaccaCTAATGCTAGGAACAGGAGAAGTCCATAAATCAGAATGAATAATATCAAAAGGCGCGGTAACATTAGTGCTAGAAACAGAAAAAGTAAGTCGAACATGTTTGCCAAGTTGACACGCATGACACAAAACAGAAGACTTAGttttattacaaataatatctttattGGAAAGAAGCTTTCGAAAAACATCATGCCCTGGATGACCAAGACGTTGATCCCAGGTAACTTGACTAATAGTGAGAGCATGTTGATTAGATGGTGAAGTGACAGGGTAGAGATCCCCGGTGCTGTCACAACGGAGAAGAAGACGACGCGTCAAATAATCCTTCACAGAAAATCCAAAAGGATCGAATTCAACAGAGACAATGTTATCACGAGTAAATTGACGAACAGAAATGAGATTTTTTTACTATGTTTGGGGTAACAAGAACATTATGTAAGTGCAAGGGTTTGTGAACATTAGGTAACAAGCTATGGCCGGTGTTGGTAACGAGAATAGTGTTCCCGTTACCTACAGCGACTGACGGGTATTTGCAATTATTAAAAATAGTACTAAGATTATTAGTGCAAGAAGTAAGATGAGTGGATGCACCAGTATCCATGTGCCACCCAGCTTTCTCGTAATCCTGAAGAGACATTGCGTTAAACGCACTAGGAAGTGTGGTCTCCTGAGTTTGCGACTGTGGATCAACCGTGAATGTACCCGTGATCAGGTGAGGGGTCGTGTAATAAGCCACAGGTCCAGTGGGCTGTCCAAATAATTGCCCGCCATAGTAATTGGGCTGAAAATGTTGAGCCATTTGATATTGAGCACTACAAACGAGAGATCTGCAACTCTACAAACGAGAATCAGTTTATTTAATGCGAAAAATAAGGGAAAAAAAAGATTATTTTTATTGCGGCAAGAAATCTGCAACTGTATAAACAAATATTAGTTATTTAATGCggcaaataagaaaaaaaaaaaagctttacttttgtttatttgttagtgtttttttttatttgtttttcaaTATTAGTGTTTTCTTCCAGTCCGAGCTTTCGCGATTTCGCCgctcggactgcgggggagtgttagagtaTAGGCCCGGCCCGTCTGTGGGTTTAGGGTTTCTAGAGGTTTCCTTGTAATGTCTATATATAGTTATCAATAATATAGTAATCCTCACGGGTTTCATTCTTTAACATGTTATAGAATGAACCCCGTAAATTTGACTTTATTATTTATACGATATATATAGGGATACAAACCCTAGAATGCTAAGAACCCTACCGGACCCAAGCCCACATATCGGACTTGGGCCGAACTAttatctaacactcccccgcagtccgaacggTGAAATTGCGAAAGTTCGGACTGGAgagaaaacaataaaaataaagaaataaaagaaACTTTTTTTTCCCTATTTGTTGTACCAAATTGACTGATTTCACTGATATCGTTGTGTcttgcttgactgcgtttccttttccgtaacgTCTTTTTTTTTCTACGTCGTGGCGtttgctttgcctaaggattgagcaggacttgggcaAGGAACTTTGTCGACGATAACAATCTTTATCAACGCTGCAAATAAGATTTTTTGACTATATTCTcttttttttcggggtttggaacctagtcaagctaggcggctcagccccacgccgattattactttataataaataaaaaactaATACGTAAGTAATAAACAAAACATTTGCGTGGCTGTAAAGGCCTCTGACCACCGCACACAAATTAAAGGATTGGTAATTTCCAAATTATTATGACGGCGGGGATTTGAACGATCGATATTACGACGgcaaaaagaaaaataataaaacttgGTAACAAGTTTACTTTTCTCAATTTTGCATCTCCGAATAGATATACAATGATTAATCGACAGTAGAGAAAAAAGAAAACAACATTGGAGaacggtttttatttttattaggatAGTGGATATGAAGGTTTGACGGGGCGGTCTAGAGGTAGGATCAGACCTAAGCTCTTGATACCATGTTAGAGTAATAAGTGGCGTAGTATTATTTCTGAATCGATCTTAACAGTACATGATACATAGATATATAAGAGCTAAACCATAACATAATAAATGGGCTAGGTCCAACTGCTAAATACATGAGCTAAGATATAATGGCTAACATACTCAAGGTAAGAGGGTATTGGTGATATACTTCTTAAGGAAGACACATGAGCTACTTGGAGAACAAGTTGGTTTAGAATTGTCTAGATATTCTttccttattatatttatttgtgtaTATCAGTTATCCTttgtaagtattataaatataaatatatgaatgataAACCCTAAAAGGGTGTGGAAAATTATCCCTCATATGTTATCAGCCTACTTTTCTTGATCCCTAAACTAAAAAAAAACTTCGTTACCTTACTGCTGCTATTTTCCTTCTCTTTTTCTTGTCGCCATGTCCGCTACAACCAATGATGGTTCTCTTCCCCTCAACACCATTCTTCACATGTTAACAATCAAACTCTCTTCTTCCAATTATTTACCGTGGAAGCATCAAATCTCAACACTTCTTGCCTATCAAAAATTGACAGGATACATCGATGGCACTCTTCCTTGCCCATCGTCTGCAACAGAATCTTCTGACTCATCAGTTTCTTCTCCTGCTTCAACTACGCATACCAGTTCCCCTTCTCTTATTACATGGCTTGATGGAGATCAGCGAGCTTTACTTATCTTACAGTCTTCTCTTACAGAAGAAGCCATGTCGATTGTGGTAGGATTGAAAACTGCTCATCAGGTTTGGTGTGCACTTGAAGATGCATATAGCCATGATTCCACCAATCGAGTACATACTCTCAGAGACTCACTTCGGCAATTACAAAAAGGTAGCTCTAGCGTTCCTGATTATTGCAAGAAATTTAAATTATTATGTGATCAGTTGGTAGTGATTGCTCATCCCGTAGATGAGCTCGACAAGTTTCATTGGTTTATTTATGGCTCTTTTCGTGACTTACTTTTTCAAGCAGAAAGTCATGAACTTTTCTTAAACACTATGCAGCCTGTTACTACCTCTCAAGCAGCCTTTACGGCTAACACTTCTACAGGTAGGAACACCTACTCTTCTTCAAGAGGACGTGGACGTGGACATAATAATTATTCGAATGGTCGTGGACGAGGACGCAATACCTCTTTCAATAATCGTCGTCCACCTCAATGCCAATTGTGCCGAAACAGTGGGCATTATGCTACACAATGCCCTGAACTTTCAACTTATGCAAATCGACAGCCCTCTCTTGATGCTAATCTCGTGCAAGTTTTCACTTAAATTGCAATTTTACTAATGAAACACCTGATTGGCATGTTGACTCAGGGGCGTCAACTCATATGACTCCATCTTTGGCACGCTTGGATTCATCGAGTCCATATGCAGGTAAAGAAAGGGTTACCATTGGTGATGGTAATACCTTGTCAATCACACGTATTGGTCTTAAATCTTTTTCTCACGATCTTCATATTAGATGTTCTCGCTGTTCCTTTAATCACCAAAAATTTACTTTCTATTAGTAAGCTTACATCGGATAATCCTGTTGACATATTATTTAATGATCATTCTTTCATTATTCAGAATCGTCATACAAAGGCAATTCTCACAACAGGTCGACGCAACCATGATCTTTATGTGCTTGAGCGGGGACAATAGACGTTTCTCTCACAGTTGCAGTCTAAGTCTCTTTGCGGCTCTTATGAATTATGGCATAGCCGTTTAGGGCATACTTCTTTTGATGTTATTTCTCTTTTAAATATAACAGGCCGGTTGTCGGTTTCTTCTATTTTACCAAAACCGGTCATTTGTTCCTCTTGTCAACTCTCTAAGAGTAAACGATTAGCTTTTATTAATAATGACAAACGATGTTCTCATGTTCTTGATTTAATTCATTATGATTTATGGGGACCTTCTCCTGTTTTGCCACTAATGGTTATCGCTATTATGTTATATTTGTTGATAATTTTTCTAGATTTACATGGTTTTATCCGCTCAAGCAAAAGTCCGATTTCTATGATGTGTTTATTGTTTTCTTAAACTTTGTACAGACACAATTTGGGTGTAAAATAAAGGCCTTTCAAAGTGATGGTGGGACTGAATTCTTAAATACCCGTGTGCAGAATCTACTTCTTTCAAATGGCACTCATCACCGAATATCGTGCCATTATATGCCACAACAAAATGGCCGGGCCTAGCGAAAACATCGACATATTATCGAAACAGGTCTAGCTATGATGTTTAACGTTCATACCCCTGCCTCGTTATGGGTAGAAGCCTTTAGCTCGGCAACGTTTATCATCAATCGACT includes these proteins:
- the LOC139855327 gene encoding uncharacterized mitochondrial protein AtMg00810-like, which produces MWLFKHKFNADGNLSRYKARLVANGRSQQIGVDCDETFGPVVKPATIRTVLSLAISRHWHVHQLDVKNAFFFMAPRAWFQRFAGFAQRLGFHYSRCDTSLFIYQQGSDIAYLLLYVDEIVLTASSTSLLQRIIQSLHKEFAMTDLGPLNYFFGISASRTDTGMFLSQKQYAIEILERAGMTSCQPCRTPVEPGAKLTSHGPSVQDPTLYRSLAGALQYLTFTRPDISYAVQQICLFMHDPREQHLHALKRIVRYIQGTLEMGLQLYASSPTTLVAYSDADWAGCPTTRRSTSGYCVFLGNNLLSWSSKRQLTPSRSSAEAEYLASNPVQHQRTKHIEIDIHFVRDLVAQGQVRVLHVPSRYQFADIFTKGLPFALFDEFRYSLSVHRTPAPTVGGC